The sequence ATAAATTGGTAGCAGTGGGTGGTCCCTATGTGACTTCTGTCCCTGATGCAGCGCAGGAAGCGGGAGCAGATTTTCTCGTTTTAGATGAAGGCGAAATTACGTTACCACTTCTTGTTGCTGCACTCGAACGCGGCGAAACTTCAGGAATTTTTACTGCCAAAGGAGAAAAGCCTGATGTCACTAGTACGCCAATTCCACGATTTGATCTCCTCGATCTCAACGCCTATAACGAGATGTCAGTGCAATTTTCGCGGGGGTGTCCTTTTCAGTGCGAATTTTGCGACATTATTGTGCTGTATGGGCGTAAACCTCGAACCAAAACACCAGCACAACTAATCGCTGAGTTACAGACACTTTACGATTTAGGCTGGCGGCGTTCAGTATTTATGGTCGATGACAATTTTATTGGTAACAAGCGCAATGTCAAGCTGTTACTACAGGAACTTGGTCCTTGGATGGCAGAACACCAATATCCTTTTCGCCTTGCTACAGAAGCATCGGTAGATTTGGCACAAGATGATGAATTGTTAGCATTGATGGTTGCGGCGAACTTTACTTCAGTATTTTTAGGAATTGAAACGCCAGATACCGACAGCCTGGCGCTAACTCACAAATTCCAAAATACGCGCAATTCGTTAGTCGAGTCGGTGCGGAAAATTAATCAAGCTGGCTTGAGCGTCATGGCAGGTTTTATTCTGGGATTCGATGATGAAAAACCTGGTGCAGGCGATCGCATTATCGATTTTGTCGAAACCACAGCAATTCCTAAAGCGATGTTTGGGTTACTACAAGCACTGCCAAATACTGCTTTATGGCAACGGCTACAGAAAGAAGGGCGTCTTTTAGAAGCGAAGCAAGAAACTGAAGGTCATCAGATGACTTTAACAAACTTTGTTCCTACGCGTCCTTTGCCAGAGTTAGCACGCGAGTACGTGAGTTGCTTCTGGGAACTGTATGAACCTCGTCGCTATCTATCAAGAGTATACCGTCACTTTATGGCAATGAAGCCAGCACCACACAAAGCACCCTTTCGGATGTTGGAACTTATCGAGATGCGAGCAGTATTCATTATCTGCTGGCGACAGGGCTTTAAACGTAATACTCGGTTTCAATTCTGGAAACAACTATTTGGCATAATGCGCCATAATCCAGGTGTATTTGTTCCTTATTTGAGTAATTGTGCACTAATTGAACACTTTATTCAATATCGGCAAATTGTCCGTGACGAAATTGAAGCACAATTAGCTACATTATTGGAAGAATCAAAGGAAGATATGGCAGTCAAAACATATGCAGCCTAACAACTAAAGTCGCGGCTTCATCAGCTCATCCTGCTGTGAAGATTGTTGATAGTTCGGCAACTTATTAACAATTAACCATTAACAACCTTTAAGTTACGTTTGTTTTCATTCACTTACTGAATATGGTTTCAGTTGCTCGAAAAAATCTCCTAGAAGATCTACCACGCTTTCTTGTCGCCCAAGCGGGAATCATGTTTGCAGTAAGCTTGGTAACAATTCAAACAGGGATTTTTAATGGTTTTACTCGCTCAACGACACAGATTATTGAACACTCGCAAGCGGATATCTGGGTGACTTCTGAGAGTATTGTGCATCTGGAACTATCTTTGCCTATTCCTGCCAGCAAAGTTAATGACGCTCAAAAAGTAGATGGTGTTGCCAGCGCAGAACCTTTAACGCTCAGAGGTGCAATTTGGCGTAACTCGTTACAAGAGATTAACTTAGTACGAATTATTGGCTTCGATCCCAATGGGCAACTGTTTGCACCCAAAAACGTTACTCAAGGCAGCATTAGTGCTTTATCGGAGCCTTACACGGTGATGCTGGATGGTACAAATCTCACAACACTCAATGTACACAATGTTGGGGAAGTTGAGGAAATTGCGACTTTACCAGCACGAGTCATTGGCTTGACACAGGGAAATCGCTCGATTATCTCTAACCCCTTTATATTTACTTCCTTGTCAAATGCTAACGCCTATGCTAATTCCGGTCAAAGTGCAACTTTATCGTGCAAAGTGCAAGCAGGTTCATCAGATATTCAATGTACTAATGTTTATACACAGCCTGAGCCTGATACAACTCCTGCACCTAAACCATTAGCAGCATCCGATTTAATTACTCATGTACTAATTCAGGCACACTCAGGAGAAGACTTACAAGTACTCAAGCAAAGAATAGAAACTGCGTTACCTAATACCCGCGCTTTTACTCAAGCAGAACTCATTAGACACAATCAACAATTTTGGCAGCAGCGTACAGGAATTGGATTTCTTTTGGGTCTTAGTACAGTTGTTGGTGTCATAGTTGGAGTCGTCGTTGTCGGGCAAATTCTTTATTCGTCGGTATCAGATCATTTAAAAGAATTTGGAACGCTTAAGGCAATGGGTGCTTCTGACTGGAAAATTTATGGTGTCATTGTCGAGCAATCCTTGTGGATGGCAATTTTAGGCTATGTACCGAGTATGATTTTGTGCTACGGTGTGGGAGCTTGGACAATGGCAACACAGGGAATTATGATTTTGATTACTCCTGTAAGTGCGATCGCAATTTTTGGTGTCACAGTTTTAATGTGTGTTGGTTCTGCTGCATTTGCCATTCAAAAAGTGACTCGCGTCGATCCGGCGATCGTTTTCAAAGCATAATCAAAGTGACTAGTGACTAGTAAAGAGTGAATTACAACTAACGACTAGCCACTAGCAACTCTAAGATAGTTTGGTTGTTCAGCTGGAGATAATAATGACGCTAAAAACTACTTCTCGTCCTCGTAATATATAGGCGGCTCAACAGCAAAGTTATCTAACCTACCTGACTCGTCAACCACATAACCATCCGTGGTAGGTAATCCTGTTCCCTCTTCTTGCGCTTCTAACGCTTCCACCTGCTGTACACTTCTTTCCGTGTCGGTATTAGCAGGTATGACTGCATCTGGGGGATTGACATCGGTTGTTTGTGCCATTTGCACGCCATAGTGATTATCTCCTGGCGCCCCTCTACCTGGCTCAGCTTCGCGAGGATCTTCTGGTAGTACTTGTTCGGGTTCGTTACTCATAATAATTTGGTCTCTGCTGCAAACTTCAATGGCTTGATTTGAGCTAATTGCCTCAATTTATTTGAAAATATCTCATTCTGTATTTGGCTTATCTCTTTCGTAGGGATTAAATTCAGGTGAATTTAATTGAAAGGCTTGTTTCCTTGTTATTTAAGCATCGTTGCCAGGTAATAAAGCTTTTAGAACTGTGGCAACTCCTAATGTTGCAGCGGCTACAGCACCCCACTTTATTGATGGATTCCTATCTAGCCAATCCGTGAAACTGGGTATTGCTAAATTGCTGAAGTCTCCTTCAACTCTGTCATAACCTTCAATAGGTTCAAAAACATTATGTGGTGCGTCTTCTGACTTCAGTTCATCAGTACGTTGTCCCACAAAACCGATCGCTAGTAACAATGCATCCACGAGTTGCGGCG is a genomic window of Gloeocapsopsis sp. IPPAS B-1203 containing:
- a CDS encoding B12-binding domain-containing radical SAM protein, with the protein product MRVLLLYPLFPKSFWSFDRALELIGRKVSLPPLGMITVAAILPQNWEFRLVDRNVGEETEADWAWADLVIISGMIVQKPDMLHLIHEAKRRDKLVAVGGPYVTSVPDAAQEAGADFLVLDEGEITLPLLVAALERGETSGIFTAKGEKPDVTSTPIPRFDLLDLNAYNEMSVQFSRGCPFQCEFCDIIVLYGRKPRTKTPAQLIAELQTLYDLGWRRSVFMVDDNFIGNKRNVKLLLQELGPWMAEHQYPFRLATEASVDLAQDDELLALMVAANFTSVFLGIETPDTDSLALTHKFQNTRNSLVESVRKINQAGLSVMAGFILGFDDEKPGAGDRIIDFVETTAIPKAMFGLLQALPNTALWQRLQKEGRLLEAKQETEGHQMTLTNFVPTRPLPELAREYVSCFWELYEPRRYLSRVYRHFMAMKPAPHKAPFRMLELIEMRAVFIICWRQGFKRNTRFQFWKQLFGIMRHNPGVFVPYLSNCALIEHFIQYRQIVRDEIEAQLATLLEESKEDMAVKTYAA
- a CDS encoding FtsX-like permease family protein encodes the protein MVSVARKNLLEDLPRFLVAQAGIMFAVSLVTIQTGIFNGFTRSTTQIIEHSQADIWVTSESIVHLELSLPIPASKVNDAQKVDGVASAEPLTLRGAIWRNSLQEINLVRIIGFDPNGQLFAPKNVTQGSISALSEPYTVMLDGTNLTTLNVHNVGEVEEIATLPARVIGLTQGNRSIISNPFIFTSLSNANAYANSGQSATLSCKVQAGSSDIQCTNVYTQPEPDTTPAPKPLAASDLITHVLIQAHSGEDLQVLKQRIETALPNTRAFTQAELIRHNQQFWQQRTGIGFLLGLSTVVGVIVGVVVVGQILYSSVSDHLKEFGTLKAMGASDWKIYGVIVEQSLWMAILGYVPSMILCYGVGAWTMATQGIMILITPVSAIAIFGVTVLMCVGSAAFAIQKVTRVDPAIVFKA